In candidate division KSB1 bacterium, the following proteins share a genomic window:
- a CDS encoding TonB-dependent receptor, with product MKKMLLPFLLLFPAALVAGTVGKISGRVIDRETGEPLPGASILLEGSTLGAASDVKGVYYILNVPPGQYTLVARMMGYAEQRVSKVRVNADLTTEIDFAMSSTVLELGEGIEVVAERPLLQKDVTATQNIVRGEEITAAAVNSFTGAMVQTAGFVVMGVGEGGAVNDSEGGGIHVRGGRGGQLGYMIDGFYVEDALYGGLGSDVTRNGIEELSVLTGTFNAEYGEALSGVINLVTKEGGQKYEGLLRYATDELMIGQLGDIKHNNWHTRRQEFSLGGPVPMLGDKFRFYASFDHHVTNTYLNVTKSVLPEDAHVFGRPDSLAILYLDGDGFVRLPQYYIEVVNGVPVLRERAAPGTTPQVQRAGVVHYHNNNTFNFQYRGNAKLTFAPTPSTKLIIGTTLTDQRYKNYSHAFKMLPNHANRTWVKSALTNLTWNHTLSPSTFYTLRLGDFRLWRREGLGKPYDEIVVPRAVSDAFGGQSNYEFYGAYIDFTADGDTVVVLSDDDYSQAYRSWTQTLNLDMTSQVSRHHQLKFGAEFKRLDLRNHIISSLNTYNITTYYRFKPVQIAAYLQDKMEFQDMVINLGLRWDYLDPKSDYVESKRDLTETRVIERAQKKIHFSPRLGFGYPITDRAVLHFAYGQFTQNPDYNFFYRGLNFGWSTAVPNIADHFIVGNPNLKPERSTVYELGTKVKIAEDLAGDVTVYYKDIFDYVSTIYFADATPQDYFTFVNEDYANARGIEVTLEKRFRHNFSGRLAYTFSRAEGNSASEYTHYNEYINQSVLQEVPPKKAITMDWDQPHTLSFVLDIRQPRNWGVNIYGRFGSGLPYTPVDARGRQLDESNSARKPWTGTVDLRLSKEFSWQNLHFELFSDLTNVFNKRNVISVFQTTGSPYQSTVPGISVENEERPYFFGPPRHVELGLQVEF from the coding sequence ATGAAAAAAATGCTGCTGCCCTTTCTCCTGCTGTTCCCGGCGGCACTGGTTGCCGGCACGGTCGGTAAAATCTCCGGCCGTGTTATTGACCGGGAAACCGGGGAGCCGCTGCCGGGCGCGAGCATCCTGCTCGAGGGCTCCACGCTGGGCGCGGCGAGTGATGTCAAAGGTGTCTACTACATTCTGAACGTGCCGCCCGGTCAGTACACACTGGTGGCGCGCATGATGGGCTATGCCGAGCAACGGGTCAGCAAGGTGCGCGTCAACGCCGATCTCACCACCGAAATCGATTTCGCCATGAGCTCGACGGTGCTGGAGCTGGGCGAGGGGATCGAGGTGGTGGCGGAACGGCCGTTGCTGCAGAAGGATGTGACGGCAACGCAGAACATTGTGCGCGGCGAGGAGATTACCGCTGCGGCAGTCAATTCCTTCACCGGTGCCATGGTGCAAACCGCGGGCTTCGTGGTGATGGGAGTGGGCGAAGGCGGAGCGGTGAATGATTCGGAGGGCGGCGGCATTCACGTGCGCGGCGGCCGCGGCGGCCAGCTCGGCTACATGATCGACGGCTTCTATGTCGAAGATGCCTTGTATGGCGGGCTGGGCTCGGATGTGACGCGCAACGGCATTGAAGAACTCTCCGTGCTCACCGGCACGTTCAACGCGGAATATGGCGAGGCGCTTTCCGGTGTGATCAATCTGGTGACCAAGGAGGGCGGGCAAAAGTATGAGGGCCTGCTGCGTTACGCCACCGACGAGCTGATGATCGGCCAGCTCGGCGACATCAAACACAACAACTGGCACACCCGCCGCCAGGAGTTTTCGCTGGGCGGGCCGGTGCCCATGCTCGGCGACAAGTTCCGCTTCTACGCCTCCTTCGATCACCACGTCACCAACACCTATCTCAACGTCACCAAAAGCGTGCTGCCGGAGGATGCCCACGTGTTCGGCCGGCCGGATTCGCTGGCGATTCTCTATCTCGACGGGGACGGCTTCGTGCGCCTGCCGCAATACTACATTGAAGTCGTCAACGGCGTGCCGGTGTTGCGCGAACGTGCTGCGCCCGGCACCACGCCGCAGGTGCAACGGGCCGGAGTGGTGCATTATCACAACAACAACACCTTCAACTTTCAGTATCGCGGCAACGCCAAACTCACCTTTGCGCCCACCCCCTCCACGAAACTGATCATCGGCACCACACTCACCGACCAGCGCTACAAAAACTACAGCCACGCCTTCAAGATGCTGCCCAACCACGCCAACCGCACGTGGGTGAAAAGCGCGCTCACCAATCTGACCTGGAACCATACGCTTTCGCCCAGCACGTTTTATACCCTGCGGCTGGGCGATTTCCGGCTGTGGCGGCGGGAAGGTTTGGGCAAACCCTACGATGAGATCGTGGTGCCGCGCGCGGTCAGCGATGCCTTCGGCGGGCAGTCCAACTACGAGTTCTACGGTGCCTACATCGACTTCACCGCCGACGGCGACACCGTGGTGGTGCTCTCCGATGACGACTACAGCCAGGCCTACCGCTCCTGGACGCAGACCCTCAACCTGGATATGACCTCGCAAGTGTCCCGCCATCACCAACTCAAATTCGGGGCCGAGTTCAAACGGCTGGATTTGCGCAATCACATCATCAGCAGCCTCAACACCTACAACATCACCACCTACTACCGCTTCAAACCGGTGCAAATCGCCGCCTATCTGCAGGACAAGATGGAATTCCAGGACATGGTGATCAACCTCGGCCTGCGCTGGGATTATCTCGACCCCAAGAGTGACTATGTCGAGTCCAAGCGCGATCTCACCGAAACGCGCGTGATTGAGCGGGCCCAAAAGAAGATTCACTTCAGCCCGCGGCTGGGCTTCGGCTACCCCATCACCGATCGCGCTGTGCTGCACTTTGCCTACGGCCAGTTCACGCAAAATCCGGATTACAACTTCTTTTACCGCGGCCTGAATTTTGGCTGGTCCACCGCGGTGCCCAACATCGCCGACCATTTCATCGTCGGCAACCCCAATCTCAAACCCGAGCGTTCGACGGTTTACGAGCTGGGCACCAAGGTCAAGATCGCCGAGGATCTCGCCGGCGATGTCACGGTTTACTACAAGGACATCTTTGACTATGTTTCGACCATCTACTTCGCGGATGCCACGCCGCAGGATTATTTCACCTTCGTGAATGAGGATTATGCCAACGCGCGCGGCATCGAAGTGACGCTCGAAAAACGCTTCCGCCACAACTTCTCCGGCCGTTTGGCCTACACCTTTTCGCGCGCCGAAGGCAACTCGGCCAGCGAATACACCCATTACAACGAGTACATCAATCAATCCGTGCTGCAGGAGGTGCCCCCGAAGAAAGCAATCACCATGGATTGGGATCAACCGCATACACTCAGCTTTGTGCTGGATATTCGCCAGCCGCGCAACTGGGGCGTGAACATTTATGGCCGCTTCGGCAGCGGTTTGCCCTACACCCCGGTGGATGCCCGCGGCCGCCAGCTCGATGAGAGCAACAGTGCGCGCAAGCCCTGGACCGGCACGGTGGATCTGCGCCTCTCCAAAGAGTTCTCCTGGCAGAACCTGCACTTCGAGCTGTTTTCCGACCTCACCAACGTTTTCAACAAGCGCAACGTGATCTCGGTGTTTCAAACCACCGGCAGTCCCTACCAAAGCACCGTGCCCGGCATCAGCGTGGAAAACGAAGAGCGGCCCTATTTCTTCGGGCCGCCGCGCCACGTCGAACTGGGATTGCAGGTGGAATTTTGA
- a CDS encoding nodulation protein NfeD, translating to MKLRRTFPLCVGAAVVVLAAVVRGLAAGAEEARTTVAVIRLNGAINPLAAEYIVDAIAAAVKAERECLIVELDTPGGLMESTRIITKAMLASEVPVVVYVSPTGARAASAGVFLAYAAHVAAMAPTSNIGAAHPVNLGGEGGRADSANAMMEKVTNDAVAQIKAVAEKRGRNAQWAEEAIRKSVSITAKEALALNVIDLIAPSLDSLLTLLDGRKVELVNRADTLHTAGAQIVVQEMNWRHKLLDRISDPNIAYILMLLGIYGLFFELSNPGAVLPGVLGGIFLILGLYAMQTLPVNWAGVLLILFGVLLFIIEVKVTSYGVLTIGGIVAMFLGSLMLFKQPATDFEPVARLSLQVILAATLATAAFFVFAVGMVVRSQRRPTVTGAEGMIGEIGEALTPIAPLGRVKVHGEIWKARSATPIAAGDTVRVVALEGLLLSVEKVESAKQ from the coding sequence ATGAAACTGCGTCGCACATTCCCGCTCTGCGTTGGCGCGGCTGTCGTGGTGCTCGCCGCTGTCGTTCGCGGGCTGGCCGCCGGCGCCGAAGAAGCACGGACGACCGTGGCCGTGATTCGCCTCAACGGCGCGATCAATCCCCTGGCGGCGGAATACATTGTCGATGCCATCGCCGCCGCGGTCAAGGCGGAACGCGAATGCCTGATTGTCGAATTGGACACGCCCGGCGGTTTGATGGAATCGACCCGCATCATCACCAAAGCCATGCTGGCCAGTGAGGTGCCGGTGGTGGTTTACGTCTCACCCACCGGCGCGCGTGCGGCCTCGGCGGGCGTATTCCTTGCCTATGCCGCGCATGTCGCGGCGATGGCCCCCACCAGCAACATTGGCGCCGCGCATCCTGTCAACCTGGGGGGCGAAGGCGGCAGGGCGGATTCTGCCAACGCCATGATGGAGAAGGTGACCAACGATGCCGTGGCGCAAATCAAGGCGGTGGCGGAGAAGCGCGGCCGCAACGCGCAATGGGCGGAGGAAGCCATCCGCAAAAGCGTGTCGATCACCGCGAAGGAGGCACTCGCACTCAATGTCATCGATCTCATCGCGCCCAGCCTGGACAGCCTGCTGACCCTCCTCGACGGCCGCAAAGTGGAGCTGGTCAATCGCGCCGACACGCTGCACACCGCCGGCGCCCAAATTGTGGTGCAGGAAATGAACTGGCGCCACAAACTGCTCGATCGCATCTCCGATCCCAACATCGCTTACATCCTCATGCTGCTCGGCATCTACGGCCTGTTTTTCGAACTCTCCAATCCCGGTGCGGTTTTGCCGGGTGTGCTGGGCGGCATTTTTCTGATTCTCGGATTGTACGCGATGCAAACCCTGCCGGTGAATTGGGCCGGCGTGTTGTTGATTTTGTTCGGCGTGCTGCTGTTCATCATCGAGGTGAAAGTGACGAGCTACGGGGTGCTCACCATCGGCGGGATTGTGGCAATGTTTCTGGGCTCCCTGATGCTGTTCAAGCAACCCGCCACGGACTTCGAACCGGTTGCCAGGCTGTCGTTGCAGGTGATTCTGGCGGCGACGCTCGCCACCGCTGCCTTTTTCGTGTTTGCCGTGGGCATGGTGGTGCGGTCACAGCGCCGGCCGACCGTCACTGGCGCCGAGGGCATGATCGGCGAAATCGGCGAAGCCCTCACACCGATTGCCCCGCTTGGTCGCGTGAAAGTTCATGGCGAGATTTGGAAGGCCAGGAGTGCCACACCAATTGCCGCGGGTGACACCGTCAGGGTCGTTGCCCTGGAGGGCTTGCTGCTCTCAGTCGAGAAAGTGGAGTCGGCGAAACAATAA
- a CDS encoding YifB family Mg chelatase-like AAA ATPase, translating into MLSKVLSAAVLGIDAYVVTVETHLEGQLPAIATVGLPDGAVRESKERIVAAVKNSGFPFPQKRITINLAPADVRKEGSAFDLPMAVGILSAAGVISAARLEDYVILGELSLDGALQPVRGVLPIALAVQQQGKRGLIVPVQNSREAALVNALDVRAAGSLAEVVAFLDGKAELPRCGLNVEEVFSTHRKYAVDLSDVRGQEHVKRAMEVAAAGGHNLIMIGPPGSGKTMLAKRFPTILPDMTLAEALETTKIHSVAGILPADAALVATRPFRAPHHTASYAGLIGGGHVPRPGEVSIAHNGVLFLDELPEFERNVLEVLRQPVEDGRVTISRASLSLTYPAQFMLIAAMNPCPCGYATDASHACSCTPLQVQKYLAKVSGPLLDRIDIHIEVPAVKFAELAGEATGENSASIRARVEAARQRQLHRFRSRPHLYCNARMESRDIRTFCRVDARGEALLKTAITKLGLSARAYDRILKVSRTIADLDGSEAILPEYVSEAIQYRSLDRQLGGQA; encoded by the coding sequence ATGCTCTCGAAAGTTTTGAGTGCTGCAGTGCTCGGCATCGATGCCTACGTGGTGACGGTGGAGACCCATCTCGAAGGTCAGTTGCCGGCCATTGCAACCGTCGGCTTGCCGGACGGCGCGGTGCGGGAATCAAAGGAGCGGATCGTCGCAGCGGTGAAGAATTCCGGTTTCCCCTTTCCGCAGAAGCGCATTACCATCAATCTCGCCCCCGCCGATGTGAGAAAAGAAGGCTCCGCCTTTGACCTGCCCATGGCCGTTGGCATTCTCAGCGCTGCCGGTGTGATCAGTGCGGCCCGGTTGGAAGACTATGTGATTCTCGGTGAGCTTTCGCTGGACGGTGCCCTGCAGCCTGTTCGCGGTGTTCTGCCCATCGCCCTGGCCGTGCAGCAACAGGGCAAACGCGGGCTGATTGTGCCCGTGCAAAATTCCCGGGAAGCCGCACTGGTCAATGCCCTCGACGTGCGCGCTGCCGGCTCGCTGGCCGAGGTGGTGGCTTTTCTCGATGGCAAAGCCGAGTTGCCGCGTTGCGGACTGAATGTCGAGGAGGTTTTTTCCACCCATCGCAAATACGCCGTGGATTTGAGCGACGTCCGCGGGCAGGAGCATGTCAAGCGCGCGATGGAGGTCGCGGCGGCCGGTGGTCACAATCTCATCATGATCGGGCCGCCCGGCTCGGGCAAGACGATGCTGGCAAAACGCTTCCCGACCATCCTGCCGGATATGACGCTGGCCGAGGCCCTGGAGACCACCAAGATTCATTCGGTGGCGGGCATCCTGCCGGCGGATGCCGCATTGGTGGCCACCCGCCCGTTTCGCGCGCCGCATCATACTGCGAGTTATGCCGGCTTGATTGGTGGCGGCCATGTACCGCGGCCGGGGGAAGTCAGCATCGCGCACAACGGTGTGTTGTTTTTGGATGAGCTGCCGGAATTCGAGCGCAACGTCCTGGAGGTGTTGCGCCAGCCGGTGGAAGACGGCCGCGTGACCATCTCACGGGCCTCACTCTCGCTCACCTATCCGGCGCAGTTCATGCTGATCGCCGCAATGAACCCTTGTCCGTGCGGCTATGCCACAGACGCGAGCCATGCCTGCTCCTGTACTCCGTTGCAGGTGCAAAAGTATCTCGCCAAAGTATCCGGCCCGTTGCTGGACCGCATTGATATTCACATCGAGGTGCCGGCCGTGAAGTTCGCCGAGCTGGCGGGCGAGGCCACCGGGGAAAATTCCGCGAGCATCCGCGCACGCGTGGAAGCGGCGCGCCAGCGGCAGTTGCACCGCTTTCGCTCACGCCCCCACCTGTACTGCAACGCGCGGATGGAATCCCGGGACATTCGCACCTTCTGCCGCGTGGACGCCAGAGGGGAGGCGCTGCTGAAGACCGCGATCACCAAGCTCGGACTTTCCGCACGCGCCTATGACCGCATTTTGAAAGTATCGCGCACCATTGCCGATCTCGATGGCAGCGAAGCGATTTTGCCGGAATACGTGAGTGAAGCGATTCAATACCGTTCGCTTGACCGCCAGCTCGGCGGTCAGGCATGA
- a CDS encoding slipin family protein, with protein MGLPIWMIFLVVFGIMLLAMAIQVVREYERLVVFRLGKHVGARGPGLVLIIPFVERFIKVSTRTITMDIPPQDVITRDNVSIKVNAVLYFRVIDPNRAVLEVEDYLFATSQLAQTTLRSVLGQAELDELLAQREKINSELQNIIDTHTDPWGIKVSMVEVKHVDLPPEMQRAMARQAEAERERRAKVIHADGELQASTKLSEAAQIMSANPISVQLRYLQTLTEVASEHNSTTIFPVPIDLVQMFLDRKARDTK; from the coding sequence ATGGGTCTGCCAATTTGGATGATTTTTCTGGTCGTGTTCGGCATCATGCTGCTGGCGATGGCGATCCAGGTGGTGCGCGAATACGAACGGCTGGTGGTTTTCCGCCTGGGCAAACATGTCGGCGCGCGCGGCCCCGGCTTGGTGTTGATCATTCCGTTTGTTGAGCGCTTCATCAAGGTCAGCACCCGCACCATCACCATGGACATTCCGCCGCAAGATGTGATCACACGCGACAACGTCTCCATCAAAGTCAATGCCGTGCTCTATTTTCGCGTGATCGATCCCAATCGCGCCGTGCTCGAAGTGGAGGATTACCTGTTCGCCACTTCACAGCTCGCCCAGACGACGCTGCGCAGTGTGCTGGGGCAGGCGGAACTGGATGAGCTGCTGGCGCAGCGCGAGAAAATCAACAGCGAGTTGCAAAACATCATCGACACACACACCGACCCCTGGGGCATCAAAGTCAGCATGGTGGAAGTCAAACACGTCGATTTGCCGCCGGAGATGCAGCGCGCCATGGCGCGCCAGGCCGAAGCCGAGCGCGAGCGCCGCGCCAAAGTCATTCACGCCGACGGCGAACTGCAGGCCTCGACCAAGCTCTCCGAGGCCGCACAAATCATGAGCGCGAACCCGATTTCGGTGCAGTTGCGCTATTTGCAAACCCTGACCGAAGTCGCCTCCGAGCACAATTCCACCACGATTTTCCCGGTGCCCATCGATCTCGTGCAAATGTTTCTGGATCGCAAGGCCAGGGACACGAAGTAA
- a CDS encoding STAS domain-containing protein, whose protein sequence is MSTFSTIVVRQQGEITVIEALPRRIYLQVVEAFRADLQAVIANTRGAVLLDLGKVSVMNSAGLGVLIAVHDQLQRQNRALVICNLLPVMAEIFSRMKLETLIPVAKSQEEGIKLLQEGTK, encoded by the coding sequence ATGTCAACTTTTTCGACGATTGTTGTGCGCCAGCAGGGGGAGATCACTGTGATCGAGGCGCTGCCGCGGCGGATATATCTGCAAGTGGTGGAAGCCTTTCGCGCGGACTTGCAGGCTGTGATCGCCAATACCCGCGGTGCGGTGCTGCTCGACCTCGGCAAAGTCAGCGTCATGAACAGCGCCGGCCTGGGCGTGCTGATCGCCGTGCATGATCAACTGCAGCGCCAAAACCGGGCCCTGGTGATCTGCAATCTGCTGCCGGTGATGGCGGAAATTTTCAGCCGGATGAAACTCGAAACGTTGATTCCGGTGGCCAAATCGCAGGAGGAGGGCATCAAACTTTTGCAGGAGGGTACCAAATAG
- a CDS encoding DUF2905 domain-containing protein: MQELGRLLLILGVLLVAAGLVLTHAKSLSWLGRLPGDILIRRGNFTFYFPLVTSLVLSLVLTLLLHLLRKR, from the coding sequence ATGCAGGAACTCGGACGTCTGTTGCTCATACTCGGTGTGCTGCTCGTTGCAGCCGGTTTGGTGCTGACCCATGCCAAATCGCTGTCGTGGCTGGGCAGATTGCCGGGTGACATCCTCATTCGCAGGGGTAATTTCACCTTCTACTTTCCGCTTGTGACCTCGCTGGTGCTGAGCCTGGTGCTCACGCTGTTGCTGCATTTGCTCAGGAAACGATGA
- a CDS encoding nucleotide-binding protein encodes MKLFENRRDEKYLATLRERLSISGPNGLRQRAIRMSRVVEAEGRHFTHCCRIDFLGLAASNLLDAGGEYVPTSVADCLEEIFQQAHVLNDAGCFVKMRFLFCYPYAAYAISRIQAESTRNRSAIDEPRYVRDFKLIEQVNETTFLQSALVRNQTNGLEQIQIWVDKYGWGPQALNKVVVRFTPMSPDLCLLIMNDTAFCDAYLSAKKSRLAKRGAIVVPLIQVGSDEDRSAFAGLEDHFRYLWDHDTTLDCEDATYYQPGVPNSLRQIRPPRQIDFSKKAARLQRRNKHVSEEELNHWRFVVTRIFDRFCIDPVPAPNSESLFIACSWEKSKDQRHVPNRSARQVFEYLEEDFGFGIEKPLLEIHIMEAATGDFLTRQLYARLQQSTLAIILLTMDITSTTGERFTRPNVYHELGYLMRHLEALRLLVLCEEGVNVPSNIHDLVRVDFTTNKLALCYRDILDWLAHATTFVPRPTIVQACRHHIKRLEQLVEKGWLSTDEVEMAKQRLLNDIDRVKKS; translated from the coding sequence ATGAAACTGTTCGAGAATCGTCGCGATGAAAAATACCTTGCCACGCTGCGGGAACGGCTCAGCATCTCCGGGCCCAACGGCTTGCGCCAGCGCGCCATCCGGATGAGCCGTGTGGTGGAGGCGGAGGGCAGGCACTTCACCCATTGCTGCCGCATCGATTTTCTGGGTCTCGCCGCCAGCAATCTGCTGGATGCCGGCGGCGAATATGTTCCCACCAGTGTGGCCGATTGCCTTGAAGAAATTTTCCAGCAGGCCCATGTGCTCAACGACGCGGGTTGCTTCGTGAAGATGCGGTTCCTGTTTTGCTATCCCTACGCCGCCTATGCCATTTCGCGCATCCAGGCGGAATCCACCCGCAATCGTTCCGCGATCGACGAGCCGCGTTATGTGCGGGATTTCAAACTGATCGAACAGGTGAATGAAACCACCTTTTTGCAGTCCGCGCTGGTGCGCAATCAAACCAACGGCCTGGAGCAGATTCAGATTTGGGTCGACAAATACGGCTGGGGGCCGCAGGCGCTGAACAAGGTCGTTGTGCGTTTCACGCCCATGAGCCCGGATCTTTGCCTGTTGATCATGAATGACACCGCCTTCTGTGACGCCTATCTCAGCGCCAAGAAAAGCCGTCTGGCCAAGCGCGGTGCCATTGTTGTGCCGCTGATTCAAGTGGGGAGTGATGAGGATCGCAGTGCCTTTGCTGGCCTGGAAGATCACTTTCGCTATCTCTGGGATCATGACACCACGCTGGACTGCGAAGACGCAACCTACTACCAGCCCGGCGTCCCCAACAGTCTGCGCCAGATCCGGCCGCCACGCCAAATCGACTTCTCGAAGAAGGCCGCACGCCTGCAACGCCGCAACAAGCATGTCAGCGAAGAGGAGTTGAATCACTGGCGCTTCGTGGTCACCCGCATTTTCGACCGCTTTTGTATCGATCCGGTACCGGCGCCCAACTCCGAATCGCTGTTCATCGCCTGCAGTTGGGAAAAAAGCAAAGACCAGCGTCATGTGCCCAACCGTTCGGCCCGGCAAGTGTTCGAGTATCTCGAGGAGGATTTTGGCTTCGGCATTGAGAAGCCGCTGCTGGAGATCCATATCATGGAGGCGGCCACCGGTGACTTTCTGACCCGCCAGCTTTATGCCCGGCTGCAGCAATCGACGCTGGCCATCATCCTGCTCACCATGGACATCACCAGCACCACCGGCGAGCGCTTCACCCGGCCCAATGTCTATCACGAGCTCGGCTACCTGATGCGCCACCTCGAAGCGCTGCGCCTGCTGGTGCTCTGCGAGGAGGGTGTGAACGTGCCCTCCAATATTCATGATCTCGTTCGGGTGGACTTTACAACCAACAAACTCGCGCTCTGTTACCGCGACATTCTCGACTGGCTCGCGCATGCCACCACCTTCGTACCCCGGCCCACGATTGTGCAGGCGTGCCGGCACCACATCAAACGGCTCGAACAACTGGTCGAGAAAGGCTGGCTGTCAACCGACGAGGTCGAAATGGCAAAACAGCGCCTGCTCAATGACATCGACCGGGTGAAAAAATCCTGA